CAAAGGTATATCAGGGAGAGTAACAATTAATGTAAAAGATATACCTTTACAGAAGGTTCTTGATCTGATATGTGAAGCAAATAGTTTGAAATATATTCAAGAGGAACAGATTGTTAAAATAATGACCGACGCTGAATATAGAGCACGAGTTAAATCGATGAAAGATCAGAATCGAAGTGCGTTTAAAGTTTTTTATGGTGATGCTTCTTCTATAACAAAAGCTTTAAAAGAAACATTCAAACAAGAGACAATAGTGTACGACCCAAGAACTAATTCTATCATAGTTGATGCAAGAACCGAGCAACTTACACAACAAATCCAAGAGGTTATTTCAGCGCTTGATACTCCTGTTTCTCAGGTACTACTTGAAGCTAAAATAGTTGAAATAGCAACATCGAGAGAAAGTTTACTTGGCGTAGATTGGTTGATAGCTTCACGTATGATAGATAAAATAAATACAACTATAACTGGGCCAAGGTTTGGGGAAACACCAAACTTTACACCCGGTCTTACCAGCAGTTTACCGGGTGGGTTTAGTTTTGGTGTAACCAATAGTGATGTAAATATTCTTCTTAAAGCCCTTGCTTCTCAAGGCGAAGTTAAACTTTTACAATCCCCTAAAATAATGACTTTAAACGGAACAACAGCCCTCATAAGGGTTGTACAGAATTATCCTTACATAATACCCGAATTTAGGGAAAACTATAACCCTAGTACTGGAGCGCTAACTGGTACAACCCAAACAGTAACTGTCCATGAGGAAGAGGTTGGGACCGAATTTGAAGTTACTCCTATTATACAAAGAAATAGAAATGTCTTTTTAACTTTAAATATAATTGATTCAAGACTTGTTGAGATAAAACAGTTGAGCGCTATTGCTGCTGGGCTTAGATATGAAACTCAGCAACCAATAATATCAACCAGAGAGACAACTCAAAATGTAACTCTCTTTGATGGACAAACCCTTGTTATAGGAGGGATGATACAACAGAGAGATGAAAAACTTGAAAGTGGAATACCTTTTTTAAGAAAGGTCCCTATTTTAAAATATTTGGTAAGTAAACCAGAATATAGGAAAACATCGAGCGAGTTGTTACTTTTCTTAACACCTTATGTAATAACAACCTTTAAAGAAGCAGAAGATTTGAGTGCACCCGATGAAAAGAAGCTTAATTATGAAATTAAGCCGGGTCTACTTGAAAAGTTTTAATACTTACAATGAAGCAAAAATTGGGTATAATAATATTAGAGAAACCAATTTAATATAAACTTTTGTGAATACTGTATATTTTTAAAAAAGTAAAGAAAGTTTCTAATATTTGCAAAATTGGCTCGCTAAATAGTTTATAATTGACTATTTAGGGGAGGTGAAAATGAATAAAAAAAGAATAGTTTGGATTTTAAGTGTAATATTTATGTTTGTTTCTTTGAGTGATAAATTAGGTGCGCAGACTTCTTCGTCTTCAAGAAGAAGAAGTTCTAGTAGTTCAGGTATTGGTAGTTCTTCCAGTTCTTCATCTTCAGGTACATCAAACGAAAGAGCCTCAATTGTTACAGATTTGCTTGTGGCTTACGTAATTGGAGGAATGTTACGAAACCCTGACTCTAATGTTAGAAAACAAGCGATACAATCTTTGGCTAAAGGGTTATCTTCTACAAATACCAGTTCTTCATCTTCAAGTTCTTCTACCAGTACATCAGGGGTGAGAGAAAGGCTTTTTGGTACAGGGTCATCTTCGTCTTCTTCCTCGTCCTCTTCCTCAGATTCTTCAAGCGGTTTAGGGCCAATGATATATATTCCCGATTTGTATGTTTTGTTAGCAGATCCTGACCCAGAGGTGAAAGACCTTGCCTCAGCTGGGCTTGACCTTATTATGGGCACAGAAGTTACTATTTTAAGGTTAATGAATGACCCAGAACCTTTAATAAGAAATTACGCGACGAAAATATATGCAACAAGAATTTTTGCTAATGCTCAATCGTCAGGAACTTCAAGATCATCATCAACAACAGAAGGTGAGGGAGATATTTCTGAACTGTTTGCTTTAAGAACAATGCTTGTAAGACTAAAATATGAGTCTAATGTTGAGGTAAGAAAAACTATAAAAGATGCTATAGAATGGTATATTACTAAAGGTGCTAGCGATACAAGCGGTGGTAGAGGTGGAAGAGAATCAGATATTTTTTCTGGCATGTTTGGTGTAGACCCAAATGTTTTAAAGTTTTTGGATGACCCAGATCCTGAACTAAGAAAGAATGCTATACGTGTAGTTTCTTCTGCTGAAACAAACTATGATGTTCTTATTATGTTTATGGAAAGGCTCAAAACTGAAACTGATGATGGTGTTAGACAAGAGTTACAGACTGCTATAGATAACTTTGTAAGAAGTAGTTTAGATTCACAACGTGGTAGAAGAGGTGACAGGAGAAGTCAGCCTGCTCCAGCACCAGCAGCGCCTGCAAGAACACCAGAAACTCCCAATTGGACATTGGAATAACTCCTTGGTCAAGGCATAAAATGTGGAAATTTAAAAGAATATGGAAAGAAGTAATCTGTTTTTTCTTCTTCTTTTCAGTCTGCCTTTTTTCGGAAGGTTTTAAAATTAATTTTCCTAACGTTGATATTAGGTCATTTATTAATTCAATTGGCGAATACACAAAAGAAAATTATGTAATTGATCCCAATGTAAGGGGTACCATAACAGTCTATTCATACAAATCAATTCCTGCCGAAGATATTGAATATGTTTTTAAAGCCATTCTTAACCTTTACGGTTTTACCTGCATACAAAAAGATACTGTGTCTTTTATAGTCCCAATTGCAGAAGCGAAAACAAGAGCAATAACTGTTAATATTGGAGAAGTTCCTTTGGATAAACAGGGTGATTTTATGCTACAGGTTGTTCCTCTAAAACATTACCCAGTAGATACTGTAAGCCAACTTTTAACACCTTACTTAACAAGAGGTGGGCAGATTACTGTTGATGGTAGAACAAACACTGTTTTTATCTCTGATATTGGTGAAAATATTTCCAGACTGCAAGATATTGTTGCTAAAATTGATGTTCCGAGTGCTCCGGGAAAAGAAGAGATGACTATATATCGACTTCAAAATGCAGATGCAGAAGAGGTGGCTAAAGTATTAACACAGGTTTTATCAAAACAGAGAGCTGTTGTAAGGAGAGGAGAAACGCCTCCTTTACAACCTTCTGTGGTTTCTGCTAAAGCAACAAATTCATTGATTGTTCACGCTGAACCAGTAGATATACCA
This sequence is a window from bacterium. Protein-coding genes within it:
- a CDS encoding HEAT repeat domain-containing protein, yielding MNKKRIVWILSVIFMFVSLSDKLGAQTSSSSRRRSSSSSGIGSSSSSSSSGTSNERASIVTDLLVAYVIGGMLRNPDSNVRKQAIQSLAKGLSSTNTSSSSSSSSTSTSGVRERLFGTGSSSSSSSSSSSDSSSGLGPMIYIPDLYVLLADPDPEVKDLASAGLDLIMGTEVTILRLMNDPEPLIRNYATKIYATRIFANAQSSGTSRSSSTTEGEGDISELFALRTMLVRLKYESNVEVRKTIKDAIEWYITKGASDTSGGRGGRESDIFSGMFGVDPNVLKFLDDPDPELRKNAIRVVSSAETNYDVLIMFMERLKTETDDGVRQELQTAIDNFVRSSLDSQRGRRGDRRSQPAPAPAAPARTPETPNWTLE